A stretch of the Mycobacterium sp. ITM-2016-00317 genome encodes the following:
- the cysC gene encoding adenylyl-sulfate kinase, which yields MGSSMTLLRIATAGSVDDGKSTLIGRLLFDSKAVMEDQLAAVERTSKERGNDYTDLALVTDGLRAEREQGITIDVAYRYFATAKRKFIIADTPGHLQYTRNMVTGTSTAQLAIVLVDARHGLLEQSRRHAFLASLLGIRHIVLAVNKMDLIGWDREQFEKIRDDFHDFAARLDIHDVMTIPLSALNGDNVVTKSDVTPWYEGPSLLTHLEEVYIAGDRNLVDVRFPVQYVIRPQTREHHDHRSYAGTIASGVMRVGDEVVVLPAGKPSRISAIEGPSGPVEEAFPPMAVSVSLADDIDVSRGDMIARPNNQPRVTQDFDATVCWMADEVALEPGRDYLIKHTTRTTRVKVMGLDYRLDVNTLHRDKTATALKLNELGRISLRSQVPLLLDEYSRNAATGSFILIDPNTNGTIAAGMVLRDGTARAASPNTVRHESLCRPEDRLTKGRTIWFTGLSGSGKSSVAMLVEQKLLEKGVPAYVLDGDNLRHGLNSDLGFSMADRAENLRRLAHVAAILADSGQVVLVPAISPLAEHREVARKVATDAGVEFFEVFCDTPLEDCERRDPKGLYAKARAGEITHFTGIDSPYQRPKNPDLRLTSDRTPDEHAVAVIELLEGRAR from the coding sequence ATGGGCAGCTCGATGACGCTTCTGCGCATCGCGACCGCGGGTTCGGTCGACGACGGCAAGTCCACGCTGATCGGCCGGCTGCTCTTCGACTCCAAGGCCGTCATGGAGGATCAGCTCGCCGCGGTCGAACGCACCTCCAAGGAGCGGGGCAACGACTACACCGACCTGGCCCTGGTGACCGACGGCCTGCGCGCCGAGCGTGAGCAGGGCATCACGATCGACGTCGCGTACCGCTACTTCGCCACGGCCAAGCGGAAATTCATCATCGCCGACACGCCCGGACACCTGCAGTACACCCGCAACATGGTGACCGGCACGTCGACCGCGCAGCTGGCCATCGTGCTCGTCGACGCCCGGCACGGGCTGCTCGAGCAGTCGCGCAGGCACGCGTTCCTGGCCTCGCTGCTGGGCATCCGGCACATCGTGCTCGCGGTCAACAAGATGGATCTGATCGGCTGGGACAGAGAGCAGTTCGAGAAGATCCGCGACGACTTCCATGATTTCGCCGCGCGCCTGGACATCCACGACGTCATGACGATCCCGCTGTCGGCACTCAACGGCGACAACGTGGTCACCAAGTCCGACGTCACGCCCTGGTACGAGGGTCCGTCCCTGCTGACCCATCTCGAAGAGGTCTACATCGCGGGGGACCGCAACCTGGTCGACGTCCGGTTCCCGGTCCAGTACGTGATCCGTCCACAGACCCGCGAACACCACGACCACCGCAGCTACGCAGGCACCATCGCCAGCGGCGTGATGCGCGTCGGCGACGAGGTGGTGGTGCTGCCGGCCGGAAAGCCCAGCAGGATCTCGGCGATCGAGGGCCCCTCCGGGCCGGTCGAGGAGGCCTTCCCGCCGATGGCGGTGTCGGTGAGCCTGGCCGACGACATCGACGTCTCGCGCGGCGACATGATCGCCCGGCCCAACAACCAGCCCCGCGTCACGCAGGACTTCGACGCCACAGTGTGCTGGATGGCCGACGAGGTCGCGCTCGAACCCGGCCGGGACTACCTGATCAAGCACACCACCCGCACCACGCGGGTGAAGGTGATGGGTCTGGACTACCGCCTCGACGTGAACACCCTGCACCGCGACAAGACCGCGACGGCTCTGAAACTCAATGAGCTGGGCCGGATCTCGCTGCGCTCGCAGGTGCCGTTGCTGCTCGACGAGTACAGCCGCAACGCGGCCACCGGCTCGTTCATCCTGATCGACCCGAACACCAACGGCACCATCGCCGCGGGCATGGTGCTGCGTGACGGCACCGCCCGGGCCGCCAGCCCGAACACCGTCCGTCACGAGTCGCTGTGCCGTCCCGAGGACCGCCTGACCAAGGGCCGGACCATCTGGTTCACCGGCCTGTCGGGGTCTGGCAAGTCGTCGGTGGCCATGCTGGTCGAGCAGAAGCTGCTCGAAAAGGGTGTGCCTGCCTATGTTCTCGACGGCGACAACCTCCGTCACGGCCTGAACTCCGACCTCGGGTTCTCGATGGCCGATCGGGCCGAGAACCTGCGCAGGCTCGCCCACGTCGCGGCGATCCTCGCCGATTCCGGCCAGGTGGTGCTTGTGCCCGCGATCAGCCCGCTGGCCGAGCACCGCGAAGTGGCGCGCAAGGTGGCCACCGACGCCGGCGTGGAATTCTTCGAGGTGTTCTGCGACACCCCGTTGGAGGACTGCGAGCGACGGGACCCGAAGGGGCTCTACGCCAAGGCCCGGGCCGGTGAGATCACCCACTTCACCGGGATCGACAGCCCGTACCAGCGGCCTAAGAATCCCGACCTGCGGCTCACCTCGGACCGCACCCCCGACGAGCACGCCGTAGCGGTGATCGAGTTGCTCGAAGGCCGCGCGCGGTGA
- the cysD gene encoding sulfate adenylyltransferase subunit CysD, producing MTATDELTVTAGRYELSHLRALEAEAIHIIREVAAEFEKPVLLFSGGKDSIVMLHLAIKAFAPGRLPFPVMHVDTGHNFDEVLQARDDLVAESGVRLVVAKVQDDIDAGRVVETIPSRNPMQTFTLLRAIRENKFDAAFGGARRDEEKARAKERVFSFRDEFGQWDPKNQRPELWNLYNGRHRKGEHIRAFPLSNWTEFDIWSYIGAEKIKLPAIYYAHRRQVFERDGMLLAVHKYLQPRKDEPIIEKTVRFRTVGDVTCTGCVESTAATVSEVIAETAISRLTERGATRADDRISEAGMEDRKREGYF from the coding sequence ATGACCGCCACCGACGAGCTCACCGTCACTGCCGGGCGCTACGAGCTGAGCCATCTACGTGCCCTCGAGGCCGAGGCCATCCACATCATCCGCGAGGTGGCCGCGGAGTTCGAGAAGCCGGTGCTGTTGTTCTCCGGCGGCAAGGACTCCATCGTGATGCTGCACCTGGCGATCAAGGCGTTCGCGCCGGGCCGGCTGCCGTTCCCGGTGATGCACGTCGACACCGGCCACAACTTCGACGAAGTGCTGCAGGCCCGCGACGACCTGGTCGCCGAGTCCGGCGTGCGCCTGGTGGTGGCCAAGGTGCAGGACGACATCGACGCCGGGCGGGTGGTGGAGACCATCCCGTCGCGCAACCCGATGCAGACGTTCACCCTGCTGCGCGCGATCCGGGAGAACAAGTTCGACGCGGCCTTCGGCGGCGCCCGCCGCGACGAAGAGAAGGCACGCGCGAAGGAGCGGGTGTTCAGCTTCCGTGATGAGTTCGGCCAGTGGGATCCGAAGAACCAGCGTCCCGAGCTGTGGAACCTCTACAACGGCAGGCACCGCAAAGGCGAGCACATCCGCGCGTTCCCGCTGTCGAACTGGACCGAATTCGACATCTGGTCCTACATCGGGGCCGAGAAGATCAAGCTGCCCGCCATCTACTACGCGCACCGGCGCCAGGTGTTCGAGCGCGACGGCATGCTGCTCGCCGTGCACAAGTACCTGCAGCCGCGCAAGGACGAGCCGATCATCGAGAAGACCGTGCGTTTCCGCACCGTCGGCGACGTGACGTGCACCGGTTGCGTGGAGTCCACCGCGGCGACGGTGTCGGAGGTCATCGCCGAAACCGCGATCTCGCGACTGACCGAACGCGGCGCCACTCGCGCCGACGACCGCATCTCGGAGGCCGGGATGGAAGACCGCAAGCGCGAGGGGTATTTCTGA